Within the Halarcobacter mediterraneus genome, the region GGTGCTTTTGTATTAGTATATTTGATTACCGCTTTATTTATTGGAGTTTTTATTCTTATCTCAGAGTTACTTATAGGTAAACTTGGAAGAAATGATGCTGTATCAATGTTTGAAAACCTAGCAACAAAGCATAAAAAACTTTGGAAGTATGCTGGTTTTATGGCTTTTGTACCCTTAATAATTCTTACATATTATTCTGTTGTGATTGGTTGGATTTTTCATTATATATCAATTTCTCTTCAAGGTTTACCTCATACCGTAGAACAATCAACTGAAGTTTTTATGACTTTATTAACTACTGATATTCAAACTCAATTGTTTTATCATACTGTTGTATTTGTATTAGTTACTGCAATTATTTTAAGGGGAATAAAAGGTGGTATTGAAAAAATAAATAAAATCTTAATGCCTTTATTAGGAATTTTATTAGGAATTTTATTAATTTATTCAATTAGTATAGATAGTTTTTCTAATGCTTTTTCTTTCATGTTTAATCCTGATTTTTCTAAATTATCTTCAGAAGCAGTGATTGTAGCAATTGGACAAGCTTTTTATACTTTGTCTTTAGGAATGGGGATTATTATTACTTATGCTGCTTCTTTACCTAAAGATAGTAATATTGTAAAATCATCTATTCTAATTTCAATTATAGATACAACAGTTGCAATTGTTGCAGGTCTTATTATTTTTACTTTATTATTTGATAAAGGTGCAGAATCAACAAAAGGTGCAGGTTTAGTATTTATTTCATTACCTTCAGTATTTTATGAGTTTGGTTCAGTGGGTTCTTTTTTAGCTTTATTATTTTTTATTGCAATTGCTTTTGCTGGAATTACTTCTGCTGTTTCAATGATAGAACCAGCCGTAGAATATTTTGAAAATAGATTTAATTTTTCAAGAATAAAAG harbors:
- a CDS encoding sodium-dependent transporter, which gives rise to MISSRFSKIGFILAAVGSAVGLGNIWKFPYVTGEYGGGAFVLVYLITALFIGVFILISELLIGKLGRNDAVSMFENLATKHKKLWKYAGFMAFVPLIILTYYSVVIGWIFHYISISLQGLPHTVEQSTEVFMTLLTTDIQTQLFYHTVVFVLVTAIILRGIKGGIEKINKILMPLLGILLGILLIYSISIDSFSNAFSFMFNPDFSKLSSEAVIVAIGQAFYTLSLGMGIIITYAASLPKDSNIVKSSILISIIDTTVAIVAGLIIFTLLFDKGAESTKGAGLVFISLPSVFYEFGSVGSFLALLFFIAIAFAGITSAVSMIEPAVEYFENRFNFSRIKATMICGILFYLVGVAVLLSNIEAYSEVFKIGEKSLFDWLDFVCSTILVPIGGILVVVFIGHYMDKKEIENELIPVMGEFLTKFWFFMVRFIIPIALVIVILNETGLFKF